The following are from one region of the Salvia hispanica cultivar TCC Black 2014 chromosome 1, UniMelb_Shisp_WGS_1.0, whole genome shotgun sequence genome:
- the LOC125216153 gene encoding protein STRICTOSIDINE SYNTHASE-LIKE 13, translating to MEKRILLLQHPYILLFFLALSFIMMDPFGLSPIAGRDFQPVRNDIAPYKQVMKSWPWDDRSRLGLGYLLFKNETFGPESLEFDPSGRGPYSGLADGRIVRWMGEGVGWETFALVSPNWTEKVCAQGVDSTTKKQWKVEAECGRPLGLRFDVKSGDLYIADAYYGLMVVGAQGGLATPLATHVDGQPILFANDLDIHQNGSIFFTDSSTRYNRVDHFFILLEGESTGRILRYDPPTKTTHVVHRGLAFPNGVQLSKDQSFLLYAETTNCRIMKYFLEGPKSGTVELAANLPGFPDNVRMSERGDFWVAIDCCRTVVQEILIHYPWMRSLYFRLPVPMKYLAESAGTPMYTMVARLNGEGEILDVLDDRKGEVMKLVSEVRERDGKLWIGTVAHNHIAMVHYTL from the exons atggagaagagaatacttcTCTTGCAGCACCCCTACattcttctctttttcctAGCATTGAGTTTTATAATGATGGACCCTTTCGGGCTGAGCCCGATCGCGGGCCGTGACTTCCAGCCCGTGAGAAACGACATTGCTCCTtacaaacaagtgatgaagAGCTGGCCTTGGGACGACCGGAGCCGTCTAGGGCTAGGCTATTTGCTCTTCAAGAACGAGACTTTCGGGCCCGAGTCCCTCGAGTTTGACCCTTCAGGCCGAGGCCCGTATTCGGGTCTGGCCGACGGGCGCATTGTACGATGGATGGGCGAAGGTGTGGGTTGGGAGACATTTGCCCTCGTCTCACCTAACTG GACGGAGAAAGTGTGTGCGCAAGGAGTGGACTCAACGACAAAGAAGCAGTGGAAGGTAGAGGCGGAGTGTGGACGGCCTCTCGGGCTGAGATTCGACGTGAAAAGCGGGGATTTGTACATCGCGGATGCTTATTATGGGCTCATGGTGGTGGGAGCCCAAGGTGGCCTAGCAACACCACTAGCAACACATGTGGATGGCCAACCAATTCTTTTTGCTAATGATCTTGATATTCATCAAAATGGTTCCATTTTCTTCACGGATTCGAGCACAAGATACAATAGAGT GGATCATTTCTTCATACTTTTGGAAGGGGAATCAACAGGGAGAATCTTGAGATATGATCCTCCTACAAAAACTACACACGTAGTTCACCGAGGATTGGCTTTTCCAAATGGGGTGCAGTTGTCTAAGGACCAATCTTTCCTTCTCTACGCCGAAACTACCAACTGCAG GATCATGAAATATTTCTTGGAGGGGCCAAAGTCCGGCACGGTAGAGTTGGCCGCAAACCTTCCCGGGTTCCCGGATAACGTGCGGATGAGCGAGAGAGGGGATTTCTGGGTGGCGATAGATTGTTGCAGAACGGTGGTGCAAGAGATTCTAATCCACTATCCGTGGATGCGGAGCCTCTATTTCCGGCTGCCGGTTCCAATGAAATACCTAGCGGAATCGGCCGGAACGCCGATGTACACGATGGTGGCAAGATTGAATGGAGAAGGAGAGATCTTGGACGTTCTTGATGATAGGAAAGGGGAAGTGATGAAGCTAGTGAGTgaggttagagagagagatgggaaATTGTGGATTGGAACTGTGGCTCATAACCACATTGCCATGGTGCATTACACTTTGTAG
- the LOC125203788 gene encoding electron transfer flavoprotein-ubiquinone oxidoreductase, mitochondrial, with product MLKLISSKFKPSKSLTGIQISLFHHLSNTSAHSSSSKTAPFSRNYTGFWLSRFFSRVRSFCSESVGRECLNYDVVIVGAGPAGLSAAIRLKQLCKENDVDLSVCVVEKGAEVGAHILSGNVFEPRALDELLPNWKQEEAPIYVPVSSDKFWLLSKTRAFSLPSPFDNQGNYVISLSQLVRWLGLKAEELGVEIYPGFAASEILYDSTDKVVGIATNDMGVAKDGSKKDIFQPGVELKGHVTLFAEGCRGSLSEKVISKYNLREKGHGQHQTYALGIKEVWEINEDKHHPGSVLHTLGWPLDPKTYGGSFLYHMKDKQVALGFVVALNYSNPYLNPYEEFQKFKHHPAIQPLLEGGTALEYGARTLNEGGYQSIPYPVFPGGAIIGCSAGFLNVPKIKGSHTAMKSGMLAAESAFRALREGSPLEAFWDSLKSSWIWKELHSARNYRPAFDYGLYPGLALSALEHYIMKGRSPWTLKHGKPDHEATDEAQKWNPIEYPKPDGVISFDVPTSLYRSSTNHDHDQPAHLRLRDPKIPELVNLPVYAAPESRYCPARVYEYTADENGHQKLQINAQNCLHCKACDIKDPKQNIEWTVPEGGGGPGYTVM from the exons ATGCTCAAGCTCATCTCTTCCAAATTCAAACCATCGAAATCCCTAACCGGAATTCAAATTTCTCTGTTTCACCATCTCTCCAACACCTCTGCTCACTCGAGTTCATCAAAGACTGCACCTTTCAGTCGAAATTATACTGGGTTTTGGCTGTCTAGGTTTTTCAGTCGAGTGAGGAGCTTTTGCAGTGAATCGGTGGGGAGAGAGTGCTTGAATTATGACGTGGTGATTGTTGGGGCGGGACCTGCTGGTTTGTCAGCTGCAATTAGATTGAAGCAATTGTGCAAGGAAAATGATGTTGATTTGTCTGTTTGTGTTGTGGAGAAGGGGGCTGAAGTAG GTGCTCATATACTATCAGGGAATGTTTTCGAGCCTCGGGCATTGGATGAGCTTCTGCCAAATTGGAAACAAGAGGAg GCACCCATCTATGTCCCTGTTTCGTCTGATAAATTTTGGTTGCTTTCTAAGACTCGAGCTTTTTCCTTACCATCTCCATTCGATAACCAAGGAAATTATGTCATAAG TTTGAGTCAACTGGTACGTTGGTTGGGTTTGAAGGCTGAAGAATTAGGAGTTGAGATATACCCAGGCTTTGCAGCTAGCGAG ATCCTATATGACTCAACTGATAAGGTAGTCGGCATTGCTACCAATGATATGGGAGTGGCTAAAGATGGCTCTAAAAAAGACATTTTTCAGCCGGGTGTGGAATTAAAAG GCCATGTGACTCTATTTGCAGAAGGCTGTCGAGGGTCTCTATCAGAG AAAGTGATAAGTAAGTACAACTTGCGAGAAAAAGGGCACGGGCAACATCAGACTTATGCTTTAGGAATTAAAGAG GTTTGGGAGATTAATGAAGACAAGCATCATCCTGGCTCTGTGCTCCACACCTTAGGCTGGCCCCTGGATCCCAAGACCTATGGGGGATCTTTCTTGTATCATATGAAAGATAAACAG GTTGCTCTTGGATTTGTGGTTGCCTTGAACTATAGCAATCCTTACTTGAATCCTTATGAAGAGTTTCAG AAATTTAAGCATCACCCTGCAATCCAGCCTCTGCTTGAAGGAGGTACTGCCCTTGAGTATGGTGCTCGAACATTGAACGAAGGTGGCTACCAG TCCATACCATATCCAGTTTTCCCTGGTGGAGCAATCATCGGATGTTCGGCTGGTTTCCTAAAtgtaccaaaaataaaaggatcCCACACTGCAATGAAATCAG GAATGCTAGCTGCAGAATCTGCATTCCGAGCACTTCGCGAAGGCTCACCATTAGAAGCCTTCTGGGACAGTTTAAAAAGTTCTTGGATATGGAAAGAGCTTCACAGTGCAAGAAATTATCGACCG GCATTTGATTATGGTCTATATCCTGGTCTAGCACTAAGTGCTTTGGAACA TTATATAATGAAGGGTAGATCTCCATGGACACTGAAGCATGGAAAACCTGATCACGAGGCAACAGAT GAAGCGCAGAAGTGGAACCCGATTGAATACCCAAAGCCTGATGGCGTTATATCTTTTGACGTACCAACATCTTTGTACAG GAGCAGTACAAATCATGACCACGACCAACCAGCTCACCTTCGCCTGAGGGACCCAAAAATTCCTGAACTTGTAAACTTGCCCGTGTACGCTGCACCTGAATCAAGATATTGCCCAGCTCGTGTTTATGA GTACACCGCAGATGAAAATGGCCATCAGAAGCTACAGATCAATGCTCAAAACTGCCTGCATTGCAAG GCCTGTGATATTAAGGACCCGAAACAGAATATCGAGTGGACAGTACCAGAGGGCGGCGGAGGTCCTGGATATACAGTCATGTAG
- the LOC125201698 gene encoding probable transcription factor PosF21 isoform X1 encodes MMDKDKSHHGNALPPSGRYPVFSPPGSSYSAKLEQSGSSNLPPLGPGSSSEQGHFGHGMQSDSRQFSHDISRMPDNPPKNIGHRRAHSEILTLPDDISFDSDLGVVGGLDGPSFSDDTEDDLLSMYLDMDKFNSTSATSSFQVGESSNTMSVEQGLSSGPLGAAGQSLTEKPRIRHQHSQSMDGSTTIKSEMLMSGSEDPVSTDAKKAMSAAKLAELALIDPKRAKRIWANRQSAARSKERKMRYIAELERKVQTLQTEATSLSAQLTLLQQRDTNGLTAENSELKLRLQTMEQQVHLQDALNDALKEEIQHLKVLTGQPMSNGGAMMNFPASYGANQQYFSNSHTMNTLLTAQQLQQLQLHSQKQQQHQFQQRQLHQFQQQQMQHQQEQQQSQTADMKLRNSMQSSMEKDRAPDSSSKD; translated from the exons ATGATGGATAAGGATAAATCTCACCATGGGAACGCACTTCCGCCGTCGGGGAGATACCCTGTTTTCTCTCCACCGGGGAGTAGTTACAGTGCAAAGTTGGAGCAATCTGGTTCGTCGAATTTACCTCCGTTGGGGCCAGGTAGTTCATCAGAGCAGGGTCATTTTGGTCATGGTATGCAGTCGGATTCTAGGCAATTTAGTCATGATATAAGCCGCATGCCTGACAATCCACCGAAGAATATTGGTCATCGACGTGCTCACTCTGAGATTCTTACTCTTCCGGATGATATTAGCTTTGACAGTGATTTGGGGGTTGTTGGTGGCTTGGATGGGCCTTCTTTTTCCGATGACACCGAGGATGACTTGCTTTCCATGTATCTTGACATGGATAAGTTCAATTCTACATCTGCAACTTCATCATTCCAAGTTGGCGAGTCGTCTAATACAATGTCAGTGGAGCAAGGTCTTTCATCTGGTCCATTGGGAGCAGCTGGTCAATCTTTAACTGAAAAACCGAGGATTAGGCATCAGCACAGCCAGTCCATGGATGGGTCGACTACTATCAAATCAGAGATGCTCATGTCTGGTTCAGAAGATCCCGTTTCTACTGATGCTAAGAAGGCCATGTCTGCTGCTAAGCTCGCTGAGCTTGCTCTTATTGATCCAAAGCGTGCTAAGAG GATTTGGGCAAATAGGCAGTCAGCAGCAAGATCAAAGGAACGTAAAATGAGATACATAGCTGAACTTGAAAGGAAAGTACAGACTCTGCAAACAGAAGCAACTTCGTTGTCCGCACAGTTAACTCTACTGCAG CAGAGAGACACCAATGGTCTTACAGCGGAAAATAGTGAACTCAAACTGCGGTTGCAGACGATGGAACAACAAGTGCACTTACAAGATG CTTTGAATGACGCTTTGAAAGAAGAGATTCAGCATCTCAAGGTTCTAACTGGTCAGCCAATGTCTAATGGCGGAGCTATGATGAACTTTCCTGCATCCTATGGAGCTAATCAGCAATATTTCTCCAACAGTCACACAATGAACACATTGCTGACTGCTCAACAACTTCAGCAACTCCAGCTACATTCTCagaagcagcagcagcacCAATTTCAGCAGCGTCAACTTCATCAGTTTCAGCAGCAACAGATGCAGCACCAGCAGGAGCAGCAGCAGTCGCAGACTGCCGATATGAAGCTTAGAAATTCTATGCAATCTTCTATGGAAAAGGACCGTGCCCCCGACTCATCATCGAAGGACTAG
- the LOC125201698 gene encoding probable transcription factor PosF21 isoform X2 — MMDKDKSHHGNALPPSGRYPVFSPPGSSYSAKLEQSGSSNLPPLGPGSSSEQGHFGHGMQSDSRQFSHDISRMPDNPPKNIGHRRAHSEILTLPDDISFDSDLGVVGGLDGPSFSDDTEDDLLSMYLDMDKFNSTSATSSFQVGESSNTMSVEQGLSSGPLGAAGQSLTEKPRIRHQHSQSMDGSTTIKSEMLMSGSEDPVSTDAKKAMSAAKLAELALIDPKRAKRIWANRQSAARSKERKMRYIAELERKVQTLQTEATSLSAQLTLLQRDTNGLTAENSELKLRLQTMEQQVHLQDALNDALKEEIQHLKVLTGQPMSNGGAMMNFPASYGANQQYFSNSHTMNTLLTAQQLQQLQLHSQKQQQHQFQQRQLHQFQQQQMQHQQEQQQSQTADMKLRNSMQSSMEKDRAPDSSSKD; from the exons ATGATGGATAAGGATAAATCTCACCATGGGAACGCACTTCCGCCGTCGGGGAGATACCCTGTTTTCTCTCCACCGGGGAGTAGTTACAGTGCAAAGTTGGAGCAATCTGGTTCGTCGAATTTACCTCCGTTGGGGCCAGGTAGTTCATCAGAGCAGGGTCATTTTGGTCATGGTATGCAGTCGGATTCTAGGCAATTTAGTCATGATATAAGCCGCATGCCTGACAATCCACCGAAGAATATTGGTCATCGACGTGCTCACTCTGAGATTCTTACTCTTCCGGATGATATTAGCTTTGACAGTGATTTGGGGGTTGTTGGTGGCTTGGATGGGCCTTCTTTTTCCGATGACACCGAGGATGACTTGCTTTCCATGTATCTTGACATGGATAAGTTCAATTCTACATCTGCAACTTCATCATTCCAAGTTGGCGAGTCGTCTAATACAATGTCAGTGGAGCAAGGTCTTTCATCTGGTCCATTGGGAGCAGCTGGTCAATCTTTAACTGAAAAACCGAGGATTAGGCATCAGCACAGCCAGTCCATGGATGGGTCGACTACTATCAAATCAGAGATGCTCATGTCTGGTTCAGAAGATCCCGTTTCTACTGATGCTAAGAAGGCCATGTCTGCTGCTAAGCTCGCTGAGCTTGCTCTTATTGATCCAAAGCGTGCTAAGAG GATTTGGGCAAATAGGCAGTCAGCAGCAAGATCAAAGGAACGTAAAATGAGATACATAGCTGAACTTGAAAGGAAAGTACAGACTCTGCAAACAGAAGCAACTTCGTTGTCCGCACAGTTAACTCTACTGCAG AGAGACACCAATGGTCTTACAGCGGAAAATAGTGAACTCAAACTGCGGTTGCAGACGATGGAACAACAAGTGCACTTACAAGATG CTTTGAATGACGCTTTGAAAGAAGAGATTCAGCATCTCAAGGTTCTAACTGGTCAGCCAATGTCTAATGGCGGAGCTATGATGAACTTTCCTGCATCCTATGGAGCTAATCAGCAATATTTCTCCAACAGTCACACAATGAACACATTGCTGACTGCTCAACAACTTCAGCAACTCCAGCTACATTCTCagaagcagcagcagcacCAATTTCAGCAGCGTCAACTTCATCAGTTTCAGCAGCAACAGATGCAGCACCAGCAGGAGCAGCAGCAGTCGCAGACTGCCGATATGAAGCTTAGAAATTCTATGCAATCTTCTATGGAAAAGGACCGTGCCCCCGACTCATCATCGAAGGACTAG
- the LOC125204655 gene encoding ankyrin repeat-containing protein BDA1-like — protein sequence MEALVPVPVEEELYLAAKMDDASKFEALFRQYPFVVEQAAYARSSNLLHIATNEGKEQIVGQLMQNVPRLARAVDDKRSTPLHIAAATGDVEIVRWLFSIAPKMIWRLDDHGMNPVHVVAANGRVDILRLLLERDPSPGMELLEGRRSVLSLCFPDFLHTKDADGKTIMSLALEYKHPEIIAHLTRNGAYNPITTMIQNVSGMSPVVLTLIAQMVQAASLSPRAAFGRTPRNHTKPERRW from the exons ATGGAAGCGCTGGTGCCAGTGCCAGTGGAAGAGGAACTCTATTTAGCTGCAAAGATGGACGATGCGTCAAAGTTCGAAGCCCTATTTCGACAATATCCGTTTGTTGTTGAACAAGCTGCGTATGCTAGATCAAGTAACTTGTTGCACATTGCAACAAATGAGGGAAAAGAACAGATCGTGGGTCAATTGATGCAAAATGTCCCACGACTTGCTAGAGCCGTCGACGACAAACGATCGACGCCACTCCACATTGCGGCAGCGACAGGGGACGTCGAGATTGTCAGATGGCTATTTTCTATAGCCCCCAAGATGATTTGGCGGCTAGACGACCACGGTATGAACCCGGTTCATGTCGTAGCCGCCAACGGCCGTGTCGACATCCTCCGCCTTTTGCTAGAGCGTGACCCCTCTCCCGGGATGGAGTTGCTGGAGGGTCGCCGGAGTGTGCTCTCGTTGTGC TTTCCGGATTTTCTTCATACGAAGGACGCCGATGGTAAAACGATCATGAGCTTGGCGTTGGAGTACAAGCATCCTGAG ATCATAGCACATCTGACTAGAAATGGTGCATACAATCCCATCACTACGATGATCCAAAATGTATCCGGAATGTCCCCCGTTGTGTTGACTTTGATTGCTCAGATGGTGCAAGCGGCGAGCCTCAGCCCCCGGGCGGCTTTTGGCAGGACACCACGAAATCACACGAAGCCGGAAAGGCGGTGGTAG
- the LOC125205030 gene encoding calreticulin-3 translates to MEIRMNQFLLLLLTFQIAIDFAASEIFFEERFEDEWKSRWVLSDWKRSEGKAGTFKHTAGKWNSDPDDRGIQTYKDAKHYAISAKIPEFSNKNRTLVFQYSIKFEQDIECGGGYIKLLSGYVNQKKFGGDTPYSLMFGPDICGPQTKKLHVILSYQGQNYPIKKDLQCETDKLTHFYTFILRPDATYSVLVDNRERESGSMYDDWDILPPRKIKHVRAKKPADWDDREYIDDPDGVKPEGYDSIPAEIPDPKARKPADWDEDEDGIWRPKKVPNPAYKGPWKPKKIKNPNYKGKWKIPWIDNPEFEDDPDLYVLKPIKYVGIEVWQVKAGSVFDNILVCDEPQYAKEVVNEILANKEIEREAFDEAEKVRVANEEDAKRTKEEDKDHRRRRRHDPDDYLDDYHDEL, encoded by the exons ATGGAAATTCGTATGAATCAGTTTCTTCTGCTGTTGTTAACTTTCCAGATTGCTATCGACTTCGCTGCATCGGAGATATTTTTCGAAGAGCGTTTTGAAG ATGAGTGGAAAAGTAGGTGGGTGCTGTCTGACTGGAAAAGGAGTGAAGGAAAAGCGGGTACATTCAAGCACACGGCTGGGAAATGGAACTCTGATCCAGATGATAGAG GTATCCAAACGTATAAGGATGCAAAACACTATGCCATTTCTGCGAAGATACCGGAGTTTAGCAATAAAAACAGAACCCTTGTGTTCCAGTACTCCATAAAGTTCGAGCAAGACATTGAATGTGGCGGCGGTTACATTAAGCTTCTCTCTGGCTATGTCAACCAGAAGAAATTTGGCGGTGACACTCCATACAG CTTGATGTTTGGACCCGATATTTGCGGCCCTCAGACCAAGAAGCTTCATGTCATACTTTCGTATCAGGGGCAGAATTATCCAATTAAAAAGGATTTACAATGTGAAACTGACAAATTGACTCATTTTTACACATTCATCTTGAGACCTGATGCAACATACAGTGTCTTAGTTGATAATCGTGAAAGAGAGTCTGGAAGCATGTATGATGACTGGGATATCCTGCCACCTCGCAAAATTAAACACGTCCGTGCAAAAAAG CCAGCAGATTGGGACGATAGAGAATATATTGACGACCCTGATGGTGTTAAACCAGAG GGTTATGATTCTATACCGGCTGAAATACCTGATCCAAAAGCTAGAAAG CCTGCTGACTGGGATGAAGATGAGGATGGAATATGGAGACCGAAAAAAGTACCCAACCCAGCTTATAAAGGCCCTTGGAAGCCAAAG AAAATCAAGAATCCGAACTACAAAGGGAAGTGGAAAATTCCTTGGATTGACAACCCTG AATTTGAAGATGACCCCGACCTTTATGTGTTAAAACCAATAAAATATGTTGGTATTGAAGTTTGGCAG GTGAAGGCTGGTTCAGTGTTTGATAACATATTGGTATGTGATGAACCACAGTATGCAAAAGAAGTTGTTAACGAGATACTGGCAAACAAGGAG ATTGAAAGGGAGGCGTTTGACGAGGCAGAAAAAGTGAGAGTAGCAAATGAAGAG GACGCTAAAAGAACAAAAGAGGAAGACAAGGATCATCGACGACGTAGAAGG CATGATCCTGATGATTACTTGGATGACTACCAT GATGAGCTTTAA